Genomic segment of Clostridium sp. Marseille-P299:
AAGTTTTTTTGCATGTTAGTTAGTAGTTTTTACATATTATATTTGATATTAGCTAAAAATAATTTCAAAATTAGCATAATACTACAAAAATAATATAGTAAAGAAAGTAATCGTTGTCAAGTTCTTTTTGAAACGCAGATGTATTAATTGTTTAATTATCAACCTAAGATAATAATATTGCACGTAATTCTTTCATACTATTCATTGGAGCAGAGCAGGCATTATTTTGACAAAGATAATAAACAATCCCTTCATCTGGAATGGGATAGTCGTTTGTATAAGGGGCAATTGTTTTTAATTTATCAGCATTCTCCTGTGTTTTAATAATAACCGTTAAATTTGGTTGGTAGATTTCAGACAGGAAACAAATGAGAGGCTCTGCATCTTTTATATCTTTCGTTACACAAATCAATTCCTTAGAAGGTGCTAAAACATGTTGTATTGCAATTAAGGAGAAACTATATGCGGCTGGATAATCTTTGATATGCCCAGTTAAGAAAGCAAGTTGTTTTGTATTAATATCATTCCATTTTGGCTCACCACTGATTCGATAAAGCTGTGTTAAAACTAATGCAAATACTGAGTTTCCAGAAGGAATTGCACCGTCATATACTTCCTTTGGACGTTGTATTAATACTTCACCTTCCTTTGAATATAAATAACATCCTCCATCTTTTTCATCAAAAAAATTAGTAATAATGTTATTTACAATTTTAATACAATCCTCTAAATAGGAAATATCAAATGTACTTTCATAAAGTTCTAATAAAGCCCAAGCATAAAAGGCATAATCATCTATTTTACCTTCGCCAGCAGACTCGTTATCACGATATCGCACATAAAGAGTACCCTTCCTAGTTGTAAGTTTTGTTTTAATAAAAGAATCCGCTTTTTTTGCTGCTAAAAGGCATCTTTCATCATGCCAAATGCGAGCAGCTTTAGCAAGGGCAGCAATCATAAGACCGTTCCATGATGTTAATATTTTATCATCTTTGTGCAACTTAGTTCGTTTCAATCGATAATCATAAAGGATTTGAAAAATGTCATCAAAGGTATATAGAAAAGGATTTGAGTTTTTTAACAAGTTCGGAATACTTTTTCCTTCAAAATTACCTTCCTCTGTAATATCGAATTGTTCATTAAAATAGTTCGCATCTTGTTTTCCTAACACCTTCATAATTTCTTCTGGTGTAAACACATAGTATTTACCCTCAATTCCTTCGCTGTCCGCATCTTGACCACAATAAAAACCACCTTGCTTATCTGTTAATTCTGCAAGGATGTATTTTATAATACGTTCACCAATATACTGGTACAAAGGTTCATTGGTTTTTTGATAGCATTCAACATAGGTGTATAGTAAAAGGGCATTATCATACAGCATTTTTTCAAAATGAGGTACAAGCCATGCATTATCAGTGGAATATCTTGAAAATCCACCTCCAATATGGTCAAAAATACCCCCTTGATACATTTTCTTCAATGTGTTTTCAACCATCGGAAGGACTTGATTGTTTTCGTGCATTTGTGAATAACGTAAAAGAAATAAGAGATTATGGGGAGTTGGAAATTTTGGAGCTGATGAAAATCCACCGTAAATAGGGTCATAGGAATGTTTAAACATTGTTACGGCTTCATGAAGTAAATCCTCTGTTGGAGCTTCGTTATTAATGACCTCCTTTTGCTGTAAATAACGTAACATATCGTTTCCAAAACTCAATAACTGCGTTTTATCAGTCCTCCATACTTCAGAAACTCTTTGGATAAGTTCCATTAATCCTAATAATCCATTTCTCGTATTCTTAGGTAGATAAGTGCCCGAATAAAAAGGTAATTGATCTGCAGTCATAAGAATTGTAAGAGGCCAACCACCATGTCCATGCATTGCCTGACATACAGCCATGTAAACAGCATCGATGTCGGGTCTTTCTTCACGGTCTACTTTAATGGAAACAAAAGTATTATTTAAAAGAGCAGCGACTTCTTCATCTTCAAAGGATTCACGTTCCATAACGTGGCACCAGTGGCAAGTACTTAGATAATACCAATTCAGCTATACCCAATAGATAAAAAAATAGGCTTATTTTCAGCCTTTGCTTTCTGAAAAGCTTCGTTGCCCCATGGATACCATTTTACTGGATTATATGCATGTTGCAATAAATACGGAGATTTTTCATCAATTAATCTATTGGGTATTTTACTTGAATTAGTCATAACATCACCTCCTTTTTTAATCATACCTTAGTATCCACTTATTAACAAGAAAACATGCACGACAAAAGGGGATTTTCACGTAAGATATGGTGAATAATCCCCTTTATAATATGAGAGTAATGTGAGAGATGTTGTTTTACCTGGAATTCAGGTTACTGTATGACAAATGTTGCTCCTTTCTACAGATGCTAGAGAGTAAATATTGCTCTCTAATATAATATATTCGTAATGTCGAATTTTGACACATCATAATTAAAATTAAGGAAACCATTAATATATTGTATTTAAGTAAACATTTTGATAAAATCTTATTAAGACATTAAGAGAAACGAAAATAGATATATATGCCTAATTTTACGAATTTTCTATTTTTCTGTATATTATGTGGTATAATGAAAGCAAAATGTGGTATCGCACGCTTGTGTGCAATACTTTATTTTATTGTTTGGAAAGGTGTGGTGGGAATATCAAAAAACTAGAGATTTCTTTCAAAGATACCTTTTTTGCTATTAGCATTTACCTTATAAGCACCTTAATTGCAGTAATCTCTAATTATTTAGAGGTAAGTGATAATAATGTTATAGCTCTTTACATATTTGCAATCGTAATTATTTGTTTAAAAACAAAGGGATATACTTATGGAATTATTGCAAGCATAAGTTTTATAATGCAGGCGTTATATTTAAAAATAAAATGTGAGCCATTCACAATTATTATTATGTTACTAATTTCAATTATTTTAAGCAATTATGTGAAGAAACTAAGGGAAAAGGCTTTTGTAGCATATGAAAATGAGAAAATAGCAAAAGAAATGGCACAAAATCAACATCATATAATACTTGCTACCGAACGAGAACTAATTAGAAGCAACCTACTTCGTGCTATTTCTCATGATTTGAGAACACCATTAACTACAATTTCAGGTTCTGCTTCAGCAATTTTAGGTATGAATACAATGGATAAAGCGGTGATTAATCGTATGGCTACAAGTATTAAAGAGGATTGCAATTGGCTGATTCATATGGTAGAGAATCTACTAGCAATAACTAAAATTAGTGATACAAATCAGATTTTAACTAAGACAGAAGAATTAGTAGAAGAAGTGGTGTCTGAGGCTTGTTCGCGTATCAAGAGCAGCTATCCAGAAGCGAAATTAAAGATTTTAGTTCCGGATGAAATTATTTTGCTGCCAATGGAGTTTACGTTAATAGAACAAGTTTTATTTAATTTAATAGAAAATTCAATTAAATATTCAAAGGATAATGGTAATGTTATGATTACTGTGAGTAAATTAGATAACCAAGTATCCTTTGAAGTAAGAGATCATGGGATTGGACTTAGTGATAAATTACTGAAAAGCATGTTCCATAGCACCATGGATTTTAATGATGATACAGATAACAAGCGAGGAATGGGGATTGGATTAACGATTTGTCATTCTATTATAAAGGCTCATAAAGGTGAGATAACAGCGCAGAATGCTAAAGATGGAGGAGCTGTATTTACATTTTATTTGCCAATAGAAGAATAGATGACATGAATGAAAAAAATCATTTTGAATGGAGTGATTCGTATGAAAGAGTGGAGTGTTTTAATTATTGAGGACGAAAAATCGATTTGTAATTTCCTATCAACGATTTTAACGAATAATGGGTACATAACGAGAACGGCAATGACTGGTACAGAGGCAATTCAGCAAATAAAAAAACAGGTACCAGATATGATTTTACTGGATTTAGGTCTTCCAGATATGGATGGAACTAAGATTTTAGAAATGGTCCGTAAAACCTCTGACCTACCAATTATCGTGATATCAGCGAGAGGAAAAGAAGAAGAGAAAGTAAAAGCTCTTGATTTAGGCGCGGATGATTATTTAAGCAAACCCTTTGGTACGAATGAACTGCTTGCTAGGATGCGAACAGAGGTTAGACACAGTATACGTAAAAATCACATCAAGGTAAATCAAAGACCATATCGCCATCGCGGGCTAGTTATAGATTTTGAAAAGCATAGCATTCAGTTAGATGGTAATTACATACATCTAACGCAAAATGAATATAAAATTGTAACTTTACTTGCTGAAAATGCAGGGAAAGTTTTAACACATTCTCATATTATTCATCATATATGGGGATTTCAAAATGGTGAGGATAATAAGATTTTAAGAGTAAATATGGCAAATATCCGAAGAAAATTTGAAAAAAATCCAGCTGAGCCTATGTATATTTTTACAGAAGTAGGAATTGGATATCGTATGCCAGAATCGGAAGCGTAGTAATTAAACTGAATGAAAGGGCAGGAAGAAGATAATGAATCGATACAAATCTTTAAAAGTAAAAGTTATAACATCCTTTATTATCATTCTTTTTGTCATGACCTTTGTGACCTTTTGTATGAATGATATATCTTTTAATGAGAATGAAGAAAATATATTAGTCATGCAGCAATATATCAATGAATATGGGAACACATCCAATATAGATGAGAATGCATCCAGTATCGATGGATATCTGTTTGCAAGCACACAAAAGTTCACGAAAAATATCATAGTATATGAATTAAATGTACGGAATGCCTCCCATAGCTTTGTAATAACCGATCGGATTACGGAGAATCGATTACATTCTTCCAATAACGATGATGATGGTTTCGTAAGAGTAGTCTTTATGCCGGCTGTTTTCACAACAAGTTTTTACTATATATTTCATATGGTACGAAAATGGTTTACGAGTAATGTTTTTTGCTTATCATTTCTTATTGAATTAGTAATTACTTATATACATAAACGGGATGGTAAGAAACGTGGTCCCCTTATTATATTTAATTAAAAACAAAATAATATAATAAAATAAACGGGGGATTTCATTGTGAATAAAGAAGTTAGACCATTTTTTATAGGAACTATACTTGTAATAATGCTTGCCTTTGTTTCAATATTTGGATTGGGCAGTATAAAAGGTGCCAATAACATGCGTTTTGGTATCGATATCCGTGGTGGTGTAGAGGCTGTTTATGAGCCAGTAGATTTAGATAGAAAACCAACAGAAGCAGAATTAGAATCAGCAAAAAGTATTATAGAAACACGTCTTGATGCAAATAACATATTAGATCGTGAAGTAACAAGCGATAATGAAGATGGAACTATCATCGTTCGATTTCCTTGGAAGTCGGATGAAACAGATTTTAATCCAGAAAAAGCAATCGCTGAACTTGGTGAGACGGCAAAACTTACGTTCCGTGATTCAAACGGTAATGTAATGATTGATGGTTCTTACGTTAAAAATAGTGAGGTCAGAAGAAATCCTCAGACCAATGCACCAATGGTTACTTTAGAGTTTGATAGCGAAGGTAGTAAGATATTTGCAAACGTAACAAAAGAATTACTAAACAAACCAATGAGTATCTATATGGATGAAGAAAAAATATTTACTGCTCAAGTATCTGCAGTAATCAAAAATGGTCAATCCGTAATAGAAGGAATTGGTACCATGGATGAAGCAAAAGATTTGTCAACGAAAATTAATGCAGGTGCTCTACCATTTTCCATGAAAACCACCAATCATAGTACAATCAGTCCAAGCTTGGGAAGCGGGGCTTTGAATGTCATGATAAAAGCAGGAGTAATTGCTTTTATTTTCATATGCTTATTCATGATGTTTTATTATAAATTACCAGGTGCTATTACTTGTATTGCCTTGGTATTTCAGACGGCTTGTCAATTGCTGTTGTTATCTGTACCTCAATTTACACTTACATTGCCAGGTATTGCTGGTTTAATCCTTTCTCTTGGAATGGCAGTGGATGCGAACATCATTATTTCTGAACGTATCGGTGAAGAATTAAATAAAGGAAAGAGTATACGTTCGGCAATAAAAGAAGGATATCAAAATGCATTCAGTTCCGTTTTTGATGGTAATATGACAACTGGTATTGTTGCTATTATATTAATGATATTTGGTTCTGGTACAATGCTAAGTTTTGGATATTCCTTATTAACAGGTGTTATACTTAACTTTTTAGTAGTTGCTATTACAAAGAAGCTTTTAAATAGTATTTTAGGCTTTCGAAAGTTATATGATGAGAAATATTTCAGAATTAAAAAAGAGAAGAAGACAATTCACTTTTATGAAAAGAGATATATACCATATATAATTTCTTGTGTTCTAATTATTGGTGGTATTTTAATTTGTATCTTTAAGGGAGTTAATCTTGATACAAGTTTTGTCGGTGGAGCAATGTTAAAATATAGCTACACTGGTGAAGTAGATATTACAAAGAGTGAACAAGCGGCAACTGAGGCATTAAACCGCCCTGCATCCATCCAAGTAACAACGGATTTGATTACCAAAGAACAAAAGATGGTAGTTACACTTGCAGGAAATGAAGGCTTGTCTCCAGAGGATCAAACCATATTAGCAGATGAATTAGCAAAAGTTAATCCAGATGTAAGTATGGAATTATCGGAATCTTACATTGTAGAGCCTTATATTGGTAGACAAGCTTTAATGAATTCAGCAAAGGCGATTATACTTGCATCTGTATTTATTGTGGTATACGTAGCAATTCGTTTCTCAACCATATCAGGAATTTCCGCAGGTATTATGGCGTTAATCGCCCTTATTCATGATAACGCAATTGTACTATTTGTATTTGCGGTGTTTGGTATTCCGCTAAATGATGCTTTCGTCGCGGTAACCTTAACCATTATAGGTTATTCCATTAATGATACCATTGTTATTTATGACCGTATCAGAGAAAATCAAAAGAATGAGAAATTATCTTTGGTAGAATTATTAAATAATAGTGTTACGCAGACAATAGGACGTTCAATTAATACTTCCTTAGCAACGGTTGTGTGTATATTATTAGTATTTATTTTCTCTTATCTCTATGGAATACAGTCAATTGTAGTATTCTCATTACCAATGTTATTTGGTTTGATTACGGGATGCTATTCAACCATCTGTATCGCTGGTACCTTATGGGTATCTTGGAGAAAGTTTATTACAAAACGCAAAGAAACGAAACAAGGCATAGCTGCATAAAGTTAGTTGTTTGAGTTTATGAGGTGCTGTCTTACATACAATATTTTATAGGTGTTCATGTTTCATCCATGAAAAACACTGTATGAAAGTTGTCTGTGAGATGGCATCTTTTTTTCATTATAAGAAATAAAATCATAAGTGCTTTGTCTTATAGGAGATTCAATGTTTGTTCAAAATATAGTATGCGCCTTATTAAAAATATGTTATGATATTAGCTAGTAAGTAGTGCTATTTAAGACGATTGGATGAATAAGGAGCAGTGATATTTTCATATGGAAGACTGTTTGTTTGATGGTAAGGAATTGTGTGTATTTGAGCTAAAAGATAATCTAGGTTATTATGATAATGACCTTGTGATTTCATGGAAAGAACTTGCACATGATAAAAAACTACTATGTCCAGAATGCGGCGCTAAAGTAAGACTTGCGGCTGGACAAATTGTTGAGCCATACTTTGCGCATTATGATAAAAAGGAATGTTCTTACGGGAATACAATAGAATCAGAAGAATCTAGGAAAGCAAAACGCTTACTTTATCTACTTTTAAAAGAGAGTTTTCCAAATCATGAGATACATGCAAGATATAAATTACGAAATGGTTTATATTCAACTCTTTATGTGATTCAACCAAATGGAAGGGATATTGCTTTTGAGTATCGTCGACAAACTCTTTCGGTAGAACAATATAAAATAAGAGAGTCCTATTATAAAGAGCAAAATATAATCTCCATCTTCGTACTTGCAAATGAATTAGACAAGGATGAAAAACAATTATCCTGGTATCAAGATTTGATACATAAATCAATGAATTATGCATTGTTTCTTAATGTTTTTAAGGAAACACTTCTTTTTAAAAAGAGCTTTGAATATGCTATCAATGGAAGTAGAAGAATTGAGATATTTAGTAAGGAATATAAAATACAAGAACTAAAGATGGATCAAGAGGGCAATTTTAATTGTGATTTTGAAGAAGAATGTAATGAATTTCAGAAACAATTAGAGGATCGTATTAAAAAGTTAGAGAGAGAACTAAGAGAAGTAAGAGAGCGACAGTTAAAAGAACAAAGAGAGTTAAGAGAGGCCAGAATAAGGCAAGAAAGAGAATTAAGAGAGGCGAAAGAAAGGGAAGCCATTCGGTATCAAAAATATCGTGAGTCAATAAGGCTAAAGGAATTAGAAAAGCAAGGTAGTGAGTTGCAACAAAGAGCTATGAGTCTTGAGTCAAAGAAACAACTTCCAGATTGGGTTAGACCAGATATTTTAAAGACAGCCATTCAATACATGAATAACGGCGAAGGACATCTTGTATCAGATAAATATCGTCAACTGATTATAGAGCTAGGTCTTTATAATACTAGGTAGGATTCAGTTATTAATCACATATAACTCTGAGTAGGTAACAAGGCTTGGTATAAGCCGCCTTACTCAGTTTGATGCATACGTAACAATGATATAACACTCAAAAGGGGTGCTGATTGAAAATCCCAACACCCCATTAGATGTATAATTGTTATGGTTATGTTTTTAAGCATTTAATAATTCTAAGATAGATTCCTTTGGCTTAAGTCCAACGGAGCTTGCAGTTACTTTTCCTTCATTCACTACAAT
This window contains:
- a CDS encoding DUF255 domain-containing protein, translated to MTNSSKIPNRLIDEKSPYLLQHAYNPVKWYPWGNEAFQKAKAENKPIFLSIGYS
- a CDS encoding sensor histidine kinase, translated to MWYRTLVCNTLFYCLERCGGNIKKLEISFKDTFFAISIYLISTLIAVISNYLEVSDNNVIALYIFAIVIICLKTKGYTYGIIASISFIMQALYLKIKCEPFTIIIMLLISIILSNYVKKLREKAFVAYENEKIAKEMAQNQHHIILATERELIRSNLLRAISHDLRTPLTTISGSASAILGMNTMDKAVINRMATSIKEDCNWLIHMVENLLAITKISDTNQILTKTEELVEEVVSEACSRIKSSYPEAKLKILVPDEIILLPMEFTLIEQVLFNLIENSIKYSKDNGNVMITVSKLDNQVSFEVRDHGIGLSDKLLKSMFHSTMDFNDDTDNKRGMGIGLTICHSIIKAHKGEITAQNAKDGGAVFTFYLPIEE
- a CDS encoding thioredoxin domain-containing protein, producing MERESFEDEEVAALLNNTFVSIKVDREERPDIDAVYMAVCQAMHGHGGWPLTILMTADQLPFYSGTYLPKNTRNGLLGLMELIQRVSEVWRTDKTQLLSFGNDMLRYLQQKEVINNEAPTEDLLHEAVTMFKHSYDPIYGGFSSAPKFPTPHNLLFLLRYSQMHENNQVLPMVENTLKKMYQGGIFDHIGGGFSRYSTDNAWLVPHFEKMLYDNALLLYTYVECYQKTNEPLYQYIGERIIKYILAELTDKQGGFYCGQDADSEGIEGKYYVFTPEEIMKVLGKQDANYFNEQFDITEEGNFEGKSIPNLLKNSNPFLYTFDDIFQILYDYRLKRTKLHKDDKILTSWNGLMIAALAKAARIWHDERCLLAAKKADSFIKTKLTTRKGTLYVRYRDNESAGEGKIDDYAFYAWALLELYESTFDISYLEDCIKIVNNIITNFFDEKDGGCYLYSKEGEVLIQRPKEVYDGAIPSGNSVFALVLTQLYRISGEPKWNDINTKQLAFLTGHIKDYPAAYSFSLIAIQHVLAPSKELICVTKDIKDAEPLICFLSEIYQPNLTVIIKTQENADKLKTIAPYTNDYPIPDEGIVYYLCQNNACSAPMNSMKELRAILLS
- the secD gene encoding protein translocase subunit SecD; the encoded protein is MNKEVRPFFIGTILVIMLAFVSIFGLGSIKGANNMRFGIDIRGGVEAVYEPVDLDRKPTEAELESAKSIIETRLDANNILDREVTSDNEDGTIIVRFPWKSDETDFNPEKAIAELGETAKLTFRDSNGNVMIDGSYVKNSEVRRNPQTNAPMVTLEFDSEGSKIFANVTKELLNKPMSIYMDEEKIFTAQVSAVIKNGQSVIEGIGTMDEAKDLSTKINAGALPFSMKTTNHSTISPSLGSGALNVMIKAGVIAFIFICLFMMFYYKLPGAITCIALVFQTACQLLLLSVPQFTLTLPGIAGLILSLGMAVDANIIISERIGEELNKGKSIRSAIKEGYQNAFSSVFDGNMTTGIVAIILMIFGSGTMLSFGYSLLTGVILNFLVVAITKKLLNSILGFRKLYDEKYFRIKKEKKTIHFYEKRYIPYIISCVLIIGGILICIFKGVNLDTSFVGGAMLKYSYTGEVDITKSEQAATEALNRPASIQVTTDLITKEQKMVVTLAGNEGLSPEDQTILADELAKVNPDVSMELSESYIVEPYIGRQALMNSAKAIILASVFIVVYVAIRFSTISGISAGIMALIALIHDNAIVLFVFAVFGIPLNDAFVAVTLTIIGYSINDTIVIYDRIRENQKNEKLSLVELLNNSVTQTIGRSINTSLATVVCILLVFIFSYLYGIQSIVVFSLPMLFGLITGCYSTICIAGTLWVSWRKFITKRKETKQGIAA
- a CDS encoding response regulator transcription factor, which encodes MKKIILNGVIRMKEWSVLIIEDEKSICNFLSTILTNNGYITRTAMTGTEAIQQIKKQVPDMILLDLGLPDMDGTKILEMVRKTSDLPIIVISARGKEEEKVKALDLGADDYLSKPFGTNELLARMRTEVRHSIRKNHIKVNQRPYRHRGLVIDFEKHSIQLDGNYIHLTQNEYKIVTLLAENAGKVLTHSHIIHHIWGFQNGEDNKILRVNMANIRRKFEKNPAEPMYIFTEVGIGYRMPESEA
- a CDS encoding competence protein CoiA family protein, with product MEDCLFDGKELCVFELKDNLGYYDNDLVISWKELAHDKKLLCPECGAKVRLAAGQIVEPYFAHYDKKECSYGNTIESEESRKAKRLLYLLLKESFPNHEIHARYKLRNGLYSTLYVIQPNGRDIAFEYRRQTLSVEQYKIRESYYKEQNIISIFVLANELDKDEKQLSWYQDLIHKSMNYALFLNVFKETLLFKKSFEYAINGSRRIEIFSKEYKIQELKMDQEGNFNCDFEEECNEFQKQLEDRIKKLERELREVRERQLKEQRELREARIRQERELREAKEREAIRYQKYRESIRLKELEKQGSELQQRAMSLESKKQLPDWVRPDILKTAIQYMNNGEGHLVSDKYRQLIIELGLYNTR